Proteins from one Mycobacterium sp. HUMS_12744610 genomic window:
- a CDS encoding DUF2742 domain-containing protein produces MTGSQQVSWYETHEFMQALLAQANCGPLPWPGTPSWCELADGDPRKLLSLAAFGVHHALRVETAQAALAEASRAVSAAADWRQVAGEVQRRDEFRAANPWAKRVRA; encoded by the coding sequence ATGACTGGCTCCCAGCAGGTCTCTTGGTACGAGACCCACGAATTCATGCAGGCCTTGCTCGCCCAGGCGAATTGCGGGCCTCTTCCCTGGCCTGGCACCCCGAGCTGGTGTGAGCTAGCTGACGGAGATCCGCGAAAATTATTGTCCTTGGCGGCTTTTGGTGTCCACCACGCCTTGCGTGTCGAAACGGCGCAGGCCGCCCTCGCCGAGGCGAGTCGGGCTGTCAGCGCGGCGGCCGACTGGCGGCAGGTCGCCGGAGAAGTCCAGCGCCGCGACGAATTCCGCGCGGCGAACCCGTGGGCAAAGCGGGTGAGAGCATGA
- a CDS encoding AAA family ATPase has product MTGLETGLDWADVPPWEPPDEPPQRNGHRQAPRPAPTLRAQLLSLADLGGLPAVRPLVDGLLYEGTLAQLSGAPGSFKSFVSVGISCALAAGCNSWEGHRIPARQKVVYVAAEGASGLRVRIYAWCEYHGVDPQRLEGWLYILPVPLQLGNIVHVGQAVEMARDVGAGLLVLDTRARCTLGLEENSATEQGAAVDAADRIRAAADCTVWGIHHSVRNGSSPRGSTAWDGALWSDLRLTAEGLKVSVRVEKHKDAPSDKTFEYRMVPHVVSEKLMPGVDEAGRKSLVVFSLDR; this is encoded by the coding sequence ATGACGGGCCTCGAAACCGGCCTCGACTGGGCGGACGTTCCACCGTGGGAGCCGCCAGACGAACCGCCGCAGCGCAACGGCCACCGCCAGGCGCCCCGGCCGGCGCCCACCCTCCGGGCGCAGCTGCTCTCGCTAGCCGACCTCGGAGGATTGCCAGCGGTAAGGCCGCTCGTCGACGGGTTGTTGTACGAGGGCACGTTGGCGCAGCTATCCGGGGCGCCCGGCAGCTTCAAAAGCTTTGTCTCTGTGGGTATTTCCTGCGCGCTGGCGGCTGGCTGCAACAGTTGGGAAGGCCACCGCATCCCGGCCCGACAAAAGGTCGTGTACGTCGCCGCGGAAGGTGCCTCCGGTCTCCGCGTCCGCATCTACGCCTGGTGTGAATATCACGGCGTCGACCCGCAACGGCTGGAAGGCTGGTTGTACATCCTGCCGGTCCCGTTGCAGTTGGGCAACATCGTCCACGTCGGGCAGGCCGTCGAAATGGCCCGTGATGTCGGCGCCGGGCTGCTCGTGCTGGACACCCGCGCCCGCTGCACGTTGGGGCTCGAAGAGAACAGCGCGACCGAGCAGGGGGCAGCTGTGGATGCGGCTGATCGCATCCGCGCCGCAGCCGACTGCACGGTTTGGGGCATCCACCACTCGGTGCGCAACGGTTCAAGCCCCCGCGGATCGACGGCCTGGGACGGCGCTCTGTGGAGCGATCTGCGCCTGACCGCCGAGGGGTTGAAGGTGTCGGTCAGAGTCGAAAAGCACAAGGACGCGCCGAGCGATAAGACGTTCGAGTACCGCATGGTGCCGCATGTCGTGTCCGAAAAGTTGATGCCTGGCGTGGACGAGGCCGGCCGAAAGTCCCTGGTCGTTTTCTCACTCGATCGGTGA